A single genomic interval of Bradyrhizobium sp. sBnM-33 harbors:
- a CDS encoding alpha/beta hydrolase, giving the protein MAHSEIDAIRALLGSKPRPVGWAERRQRLDEVGSTWPVASDVECEPVDCAGVAGEWSIAPGSDTSRVLLYFHGGGYCSGSIVSHRRLVTEAGRAARTRTLAIDYRRAPEHPYPAAHEDALTAWHFLRKQGIAAASIAVGGDSAGGNLTLGLLDRLRAASEELPACIWLVSPWTDLTMSGKTLLTKDAIDPLIRKAYLAELANAYAPPPIDRRDPLISPLFADLTGFPPFLIQVGSAETLLADATQLAEAAGAADVDVTLQIWPHMIHAWPVWNAKLEDGRRALACAGQFIKSHIR; this is encoded by the coding sequence TTGGCTCACAGCGAGATCGACGCCATCCGTGCATTGCTGGGTTCGAAGCCGCGGCCGGTCGGATGGGCGGAACGGCGGCAGCGGCTCGACGAAGTCGGATCGACCTGGCCGGTGGCATCCGACGTGGAATGCGAGCCGGTCGATTGTGCCGGCGTCGCCGGCGAGTGGTCGATCGCGCCGGGCAGCGACACATCGCGTGTGCTGCTGTACTTCCATGGCGGCGGATACTGCTCCGGCTCGATTGTCAGTCACCGCCGCCTGGTGACGGAAGCCGGACGCGCGGCACGCACCCGCACCCTCGCGATCGACTACCGGCGCGCGCCCGAACACCCCTACCCCGCCGCCCACGAAGACGCACTGACCGCGTGGCATTTTCTGCGCAAGCAAGGCATCGCCGCGGCAAGCATCGCGGTCGGCGGCGACAGCGCCGGCGGCAACCTGACGCTCGGGCTGCTTGATCGGCTGCGCGCCGCCAGCGAGGAATTGCCGGCGTGCATCTGGCTGGTCTCGCCCTGGACCGACCTCACGATGTCAGGCAAGACGCTTCTAACCAAGGACGCAATCGATCCGCTGATCCGCAAGGCCTATCTGGCCGAGCTCGCGAATGCCTACGCGCCGCCACCCATCGACCGCCGCGATCCACTGATCTCGCCGCTATTCGCCGATCTCACCGGCTTTCCGCCGTTCCTGATTCAGGTCGGATCAGCCGAGACCTTGCTGGCGGACGCCACGCAGCTTGCCGAGGCCGCGGGGGCGGCCGATGTCGATGTGACGCTGCAGATCTGGCCACACATGATCCACGCCTGGCCGGTCTGGAATGCCAAACTCGAAGACGGGCGCCGCGCGCTGGCCTGCGCCGGGCAATTCATCAAGTCGCATATCCGATAG